One Peribacillus simplex NBRC 15720 = DSM 1321 genomic region harbors:
- a CDS encoding dicarboxylate/amino acid:cation symporter, whose protein sequence is MKKFFAFQVLIALFIGALIGHFFPELGQSLRPIGDAFIHLIKMIVVPIVFTTIVIGSSGDGNMKKMGSLGLKTIIWFEFITTLILGIGLLLVNILKPGAGLNLSHLAQKDITQLNESVTKVVDFKTMLVNIIPSNIVDAMAKSDLLAVIFFAILFGAAAGAIGKKSEPAMKFMESVANIMFKLTQMVMVTAPIGVLSLMAASVGQYGIALLIPMAKLIGVVYLGLAIVIFVLFPIIAWFLKISYFKVFRMVWDLFLIAFSTTSTETILPQLMDRMEAYGCSKRVVSFVIPSGLSLNCDGSTLYLSVCSIFLAQAYGIPMDFGQQLIVMGVLVATSKGIAAVPSGSLVVLLATASAVGLPAEGVAIIAGIDRVLDMARTACNTPGHVLACIVVSKWEKEFRQEEWKAQTEQSSIQA, encoded by the coding sequence ATGAAAAAGTTTTTTGCTTTTCAAGTGTTAATTGCATTGTTTATTGGAGCACTTATCGGACATTTTTTTCCTGAACTTGGCCAATCTTTAAGACCAATTGGCGACGCTTTTATTCATCTCATTAAAATGATTGTTGTGCCTATTGTTTTCACTACTATTGTCATTGGGTCATCAGGCGACGGAAACATGAAAAAAATGGGGTCGTTAGGACTTAAAACAATTATATGGTTTGAATTTATTACCACTCTGATTCTAGGTATTGGTCTTTTACTTGTTAACATTTTAAAGCCTGGTGCTGGGCTTAATTTGTCCCATCTTGCCCAGAAAGATATAACACAATTAAATGAAAGCGTTACCAAAGTTGTCGATTTTAAAACGATGCTTGTTAACATCATTCCAAGCAACATTGTTGATGCGATGGCAAAAAGTGATTTATTAGCTGTTATATTCTTCGCAATTTTATTTGGTGCAGCTGCTGGAGCAATTGGCAAAAAGTCAGAGCCGGCAATGAAGTTTATGGAATCAGTTGCAAATATCATGTTTAAACTGACACAAATGGTCATGGTAACCGCACCGATTGGTGTACTATCTCTCATGGCAGCCTCTGTAGGTCAGTATGGTATCGCCCTTTTAATCCCTATGGCAAAATTGATTGGGGTTGTGTATCTTGGACTTGCTATTGTTATTTTCGTTCTGTTTCCAATAATTGCTTGGTTCTTGAAGATTTCTTACTTTAAAGTGTTTCGAATGGTATGGGATTTGTTCCTTATCGCTTTTTCTACAACAAGTACGGAAACCATTCTGCCTCAGTTAATGGATCGAATGGAAGCATACGGTTGTTCGAAACGTGTTGTTTCATTCGTTATTCCTTCTGGGCTATCACTGAATTGTGATGGTTCGACATTGTACCTTTCTGTTTGCTCTATTTTCTTGGCACAAGCATATGGCATCCCGATGGATTTTGGCCAACAGTTGATTGTAATGGGTGTTCTTGTTGCAACTTCAAAAGGAATTGCTGCTGTTCCATCCGGTTCGCTGGTTGTCCTTTTAGCCACAGCCTCAGCAGTAGGGCTTCCTGCAGAAGGCGTTGCAATTATAGCAGGCATTGACCGTGTGCTGGATATGGCACGTACTGCTTGTAATACTCCTGGACATGTTCTTGCTTGTATTGTGGTTTCGAAGTGGGAAAAAGAGTTCCGTCAGGAAGAATGGAAAGCTCAAACCGAACAGTCAAGCATTCAGGCATAA
- a CDS encoding DUF6157 family protein, with translation MSYKNTLITISEDSKVTSGKVPIIRNEKHTIAYIEHDLINNNPYKFTQDDVQFKTYMIKNQIEEKNADELREQFFSKPKACFRASPLVKNHGWGIHYNNQGKIAIYDAKSEMYNQLLNQVDITKLKGMRSKRK, from the coding sequence ATGAGTTATAAGAACACACTTATTACCATTTCAGAGGATTCAAAAGTTACTTCAGGAAAGGTACCTATCATCAGAAACGAAAAACACACAATTGCTTATATTGAGCATGATTTAATTAATAATAACCCATATAAATTTACACAAGACGACGTACAATTCAAAACATACATGATCAAGAATCAAATTGAAGAGAAAAATGCAGATGAACTTCGAGAACAGTTTTTTTCAAAACCCAAGGCTTGCTTCAGAGCTTCTCCTTTAGTAAAGAATCATGGTTGGGGAATTCATTATAATAATCAAGGGAAAATTGCCATATATGATGCTAAGAGTGAAATGTATAACCAATTGCTTAATCAAGTTGACATTACAAAACTTAAAGGTATGCGTTCCAAAAGAAAATAA
- a CDS encoding DNA alkylation repair protein — translation MNLEMVMQELEALGKERTKKIYISNGAHEPLFGVATGAMKPIAKKIKIDQRLAEELYSTGNYDAMYFAGIIADPKAMTESDYDRWMDAAYFYMLSDFVVAVTLSESDIAQEVSDKWIASGEELRMSAGWSCYCWLLGNRLDVEFSESKISNMLEIVKNTIHDSPERTKSAMNNFLYTVGISYVPLHEKAVETAKAIGTVEVKRDKKKSSFLNAYESIQKEVDKGKLGFKRKHVRC, via the coding sequence ATGAATTTAGAAATGGTTATGCAGGAGCTAGAAGCCCTTGGCAAGGAACGAACTAAAAAAATTTACATATCCAATGGTGCGCATGAGCCGCTTTTTGGCGTGGCTACAGGCGCTATGAAACCAATTGCAAAGAAAATAAAAATAGATCAACGTTTAGCTGAAGAGCTTTATTCCACGGGGAACTACGATGCAATGTACTTTGCAGGCATTATTGCAGACCCAAAAGCCATGACTGAGTCGGATTATGATCGTTGGATGGATGCTGCGTATTTTTATATGCTGTCTGATTTTGTAGTGGCTGTAACTTTATCAGAGTCAGATATTGCACAAGAAGTTTCTGATAAATGGATCGCAAGCGGTGAAGAGCTGAGAATGTCAGCGGGTTGGAGTTGCTACTGCTGGCTTTTAGGGAATCGCCTAGACGTTGAATTTTCAGAAAGCAAGATTTCCAATATGCTTGAAATTGTGAAAAATACGATTCACGATTCGCCAGAACGAACGAAATCCGCTATGAATAATTTTCTATACACCGTGGGGATTTCATATGTGCCACTCCATGAAAAGGCAGTCGAGACCGCAAAGGCAATAGGAACAGTAGAAGTCAAACGGGACAAGAAAAAAAGCAGTTTTCTAAATGCTTACGAAAGTATTCAAAAAGAAGTCGATAAAGGAAAGCTTGGTTTTAAACGCAAACATGTAAGATGTTAA
- a CDS encoding FtsW/RodA/SpoVE family cell cycle protein — protein MRSNHFLDEVSSYIRSKEAKKYIEAELKAHLHQAKTELVKKGYTEDEAEELAVRKMGSPADIGQKMDELHRPKIDWKLMSMFLFMSATGLFLFWFLFKNGNSFSVLKQVYSVTGSVILACVLLFFDYRKLQRWGWVFFTMGCLILVQFQYSNLTMNGRPQMNIMGLLSVDSIVVLPIFLLAWAGMLQSKKMNVYLAAILYICSAFLFMVTANLQAVALYSLMVAVMVWKSGLNKRKILITAAVLLTTCVSLLLIELALKDIRTYQFERLFAFITPEKFSETSGYIYLKLEKLIEDAGWFGHFGSLGEIDFSNEMMTDFIFVTITYTLGWAGALLIGLLFLWMIWRISRIFQTVKDPFGKMLVSGSFAIFTAQVTISIGMSLGLLPIISVSLPFMSYGALSAMINACLFGLVLSVYHKKNIILMKKI, from the coding sequence TTGAGAAGCAATCATTTTTTAGATGAGGTTTCGTCATATATTCGATCAAAAGAAGCAAAAAAATATATAGAAGCTGAATTAAAAGCCCATTTGCATCAAGCTAAAACTGAACTGGTCAAAAAAGGATATACAGAAGATGAAGCAGAGGAACTGGCTGTCCGAAAAATGGGAAGCCCCGCTGACATTGGACAGAAGATGGACGAGCTGCACAGGCCGAAGATTGATTGGAAGCTAATGAGCATGTTTCTATTCATGTCAGCTACGGGTCTGTTTTTGTTTTGGTTCTTATTTAAGAATGGTAATTCATTTTCAGTGCTGAAGCAGGTATATTCTGTCACAGGAAGTGTCATTTTGGCCTGTGTCCTTCTTTTTTTCGATTATCGGAAACTTCAGAGATGGGGCTGGGTTTTCTTTACGATGGGATGTCTGATTCTTGTTCAGTTCCAATATTCCAATTTAACAATGAACGGGCGTCCTCAAATGAATATTATGGGCCTTTTATCGGTCGATTCTATTGTGGTTCTGCCAATTTTTCTGCTTGCCTGGGCCGGAATGCTGCAATCAAAAAAGATGAATGTTTATTTGGCTGCCATTTTATACATTTGTTCTGCCTTTTTGTTTATGGTTACAGCCAACTTGCAGGCGGTGGCGCTTTACTCATTGATGGTCGCTGTAATGGTCTGGAAGAGCGGCCTAAATAAAAGGAAAATCCTTATCACTGCAGCGGTCCTGCTTACTACATGTGTTTCACTTCTGCTTATAGAGTTAGCGTTGAAAGATATAAGGACCTATCAATTTGAAAGACTTTTTGCGTTCATTACGCCTGAAAAATTCAGTGAGACATCGGGGTATATATATTTGAAACTGGAAAAGCTAATTGAGGATGCCGGATGGTTTGGACATTTTGGTTCCCTCGGGGAGATTGATTTTTCAAATGAAATGATGACGGATTTTATCTTTGTAACGATTACCTATACGCTTGGCTGGGCCGGGGCCTTGCTCATTGGTCTGCTGTTTTTATGGATGATCTGGCGAATTTCTCGTATATTCCAAACTGTGAAAGACCCATTTGGGAAAATGCTTGTTTCCGGCAGTTTTGCCATATTCACTGCACAGGTAACTATCAGCATCGGAATGTCTCTCGGCTTATTACCAATAATAAGCGTATCCCTGCCATTTATGAGCTATGGTGCTTTATCAGCGATGATTAACGCCTGCTTGTTTGGTCTGGTTTTAAGTGTGTATCACAAAAAAAATATTATACTGATGAAGAAAATATGA
- a CDS encoding PadR family transcriptional regulator, with protein sequence MEDKLTRLKSAMKKHTFLDLKFTENHRNSIHTAIEKQDVSREDILIGIFRSLDKEKSGYQINESLYQKGIRKFENNEGSLYAVLHELEKEGWLQSFWETEERKLYSLDERAKKWLKKKESKSGSASALWRTAFEGGGTD encoded by the coding sequence ATGGAAGATAAATTAACACGCTTGAAATCGGCTATGAAAAAGCATACATTTCTTGATTTGAAATTCACGGAAAACCATAGAAACTCCATCCATACCGCTATCGAAAAGCAGGATGTAAGTAGGGAAGACATCTTGATTGGTATTTTCAGATCATTGGATAAGGAGAAAAGTGGTTATCAAATTAATGAATCTCTTTACCAGAAAGGCATCCGGAAATTTGAAAATAATGAAGGCTCCTTGTATGCTGTCTTGCATGAGCTTGAGAAGGAAGGCTGGCTCCAGTCTTTTTGGGAAACTGAAGAAAGAAAGCTCTATTCCTTGGATGAACGTGCGAAAAAGTGGCTAAAGAAAAAGGAATCTAAAAGTGGTTCCGCCTCTGCTCTTTGGCGGACAGCGTTTGAAGGAGGAGGAACCGATTGA
- a CDS encoding sigma-70 family RNA polymerase sigma factor, with translation MEEFVFKWSQMKDNESLLDEIMSLYGQDILQLVYSYVKDAVVAEDLTQEIFIKCYKALPTYNQQSNIRTWLWRIAINHCKDYRKSWYFRKVSTAEEEQEWTSTDNVEEEIIQQDEDRQLADAVMELPIHYRELIYLHYFQEMKLKEISEITGVKLGTVKTRMRQAKRRLKTYWEESTDGR, from the coding sequence TTGGAGGAGTTTGTGTTTAAATGGTCTCAAATGAAAGATAACGAATCCTTACTGGATGAAATCATGTCCCTTTATGGACAGGATATTCTGCAATTGGTCTATTCCTATGTAAAAGATGCAGTTGTGGCAGAGGACCTGACACAGGAGATTTTCATCAAATGCTATAAGGCGCTGCCCACGTATAACCAACAATCAAATATAAGGACGTGGCTTTGGAGAATTGCTATTAACCATTGTAAGGATTATAGGAAAAGCTGGTACTTCCGAAAAGTTTCGACTGCGGAAGAGGAGCAGGAATGGACTTCTACCGATAATGTGGAAGAAGAGATCATTCAGCAGGATGAAGACAGGCAGCTTGCTGATGCAGTCATGGAACTGCCAATCCACTATCGCGAGCTCATTTATCTCCATTATTTTCAGGAAATGAAGCTCAAGGAGATTTCTGAAATTACCGGGGTCAAACTTGGAACGGTGAAGACCCGGATGCGCCAGGCGAAAAGAAGGTTAAAAACCTATTGGGAGGAATCCACCGATGGAAGATAA
- a CDS encoding undecaprenyl-diphosphatase gives MALSEMNSKLFRMINNLGKQYTDLNPFFVFIAEYMIFFLVLAVLMFLFSRRNKNRIMVICAFITLVISEILAKIAAQFHSNYQPFAELSNVNKLVEKAVNNSFPSDHTIIFFSFCITFWLFKRGWGFLWGILAVFVGISRIWVGVHYPADVIVGAIISIVSATIVYKIVLNLSLTKKFLGNHEMGEQSILSALSKQKKGKSKDF, from the coding sequence ATGGCTTTGTCCGAAATGAATAGTAAATTGTTTAGAATGATTAATAATCTAGGTAAACAATACACCGATTTAAATCCTTTCTTTGTATTCATCGCTGAATACATGATTTTTTTCTTAGTATTGGCAGTCCTGATGTTTTTGTTTTCTCGAAGAAATAAAAATAGAATTATGGTAATCTGTGCATTTATTACATTAGTTATCTCGGAAATATTGGCGAAAATAGCAGCGCAATTCCACTCGAATTATCAACCATTTGCTGAGTTGTCCAACGTTAATAAGTTAGTTGAAAAAGCAGTCAATAATTCCTTTCCAAGCGACCATACGATCATATTTTTTTCATTTTGTATAACCTTCTGGTTGTTCAAAAGGGGTTGGGGGTTTTTATGGGGAATTTTGGCTGTCTTTGTAGGTATTTCGCGAATTTGGGTAGGTGTCCATTATCCAGCAGATGTTATTGTCGGAGCCATCATCAGTATCGTTTCAGCCACGATCGTTTACAAAATTGTTCTTAATTTAAGTCTGACTAAGAAATTTTTAGGAAATCACGAGATGGGCGAACAATCCATTCTATCTGCCCTATCCAAACAAAAGAAAGGTAAGTCAAAGGACTTTTAA
- a CDS encoding VOC family protein produces the protein MIKGLYEAHLPVSNLENSIKFYKKLDLEIAYQNDKLAFFWIEKGKSWLGLWETNHVEIPYHPSIRHVALQIDIEDMTSAKDWLNSKGIEIRTTFDLTEEQQPLVLDNNPQAHAAIYFNDPDGNPLELIAPLRLDFEESFGEMSLEDWYRRNTAHN, from the coding sequence ATGATAAAAGGTCTTTATGAGGCACATTTACCTGTAAGTAATCTTGAAAACTCAATAAAATTTTATAAAAAGTTAGATTTAGAAATTGCATATCAAAATGATAAATTAGCTTTCTTCTGGATTGAGAAAGGTAAAAGTTGGCTTGGTCTATGGGAAACGAACCATGTAGAAATCCCGTACCATCCTTCAATACGACATGTAGCTTTACAAATAGATATAGAGGACATGACATCAGCAAAGGATTGGTTAAATAGTAAAGGAATCGAAATTCGTACAACTTTTGACTTAACTGAAGAACAACAACCTTTAGTTCTTGATAACAATCCACAAGCTCACGCAGCTATTTATTTTAATGACCCAGACGGAAATCCTCTTGAATTGATTGCTCCTTTAAGATTGGACTTTGAGGAATCCTTTGGAGAGATGTCATTAGAGGATTGGTATAGAAGAAATACTGCTCACAACTAA
- a CDS encoding S8 family serine peptidase, translated as MKIHSFIKRTAAITLSAGLLLSSANTPFIPYANAANIKAEDVLASLTSEQRKALNKLEMTDNVGLQGFKMEELKKDKEISVIVQFKSKPGKVAVLDANVKGKKLSKKQADDQVVKEHAQFNKDIQSILPSTNLRSKKTGHKITSTFKTVYNGVAMKLPANQVEQLLQSEVVKAVYKDVEFKVDPIAMGEKSAPGTSVESIPYLKIDQLHNEGITGKGIKVGVLDTGIDYNHPDLKDAYKGGYDLVDQDNDPMEATYKDWQASGQPEFSWSGSSYYTSHGTHVAGTIAGQGTNAEVSVKGVAPDVDLYSYRVLGPYGSGSSEGVIAGIEKAVNDGMDVINLSLGSDINDPYDPTSTAINYAVLNDVTAVVAAGNAGSDDYTLGSPGSAALALTVGASDVPMAVSTFNGKIGNKDSIELVSLARHYSDQLKEWEGKSYEVVNVGLGNGSDYSGKDVKGKIALVERGEFALAEKVSNAKQNGAAAVLLYNNVEGQINANLGESVDFVPSFSLTKEAGESIKAQIQAGEANFTFSKYADKQTEGDHLADFSSRGPARETYDMKPEVTAPGVSVLSTVPSYMVDAEHQENYQYAYSRYSGTSMATPHTAGIAALLLQANPQFEPEDIKAVLMNTADPLNGDYSVFEVGAGRVDPYQAVYSGTSFKINDKTFVPGAEELIKVKELTGGLSFDVHYADKKLNLKKSITIENHDKVNKTFSVSVTESNGSNSLKENGVKLDIPSKISVKSEDFKKVTPRLLIPKKAKDGIYEGYITLTNNANSSEQYRIPFSFRTMEDGFNKVEVLNPAYSPSHLNQVAWDPMRTPFVLADFNLRAPMEKMDVVLQDGKTGKDLGLVGTINLDYAYDNVDYGLYAFNGAFYEFTGNSKQPISEEASYVKKPGHYKLKFIGTGTSGKVTTETQHLLIDLDAPSFKSSLDGKSPFIEYKPGQETYPFDIQITDPTIDELKKLGVNIDQSSNSMVYYWGQGGFPSTPIPMDKEGKFVEEIALDESIPALQFRMNGYDMAGNKPATKQYYFVKEGTPVAYTIGEKYEVKTGDTVKATLSLDNLNAVSKAEWNFNGDGDFDRGLDSVELVDAKLHSKFSDKASLTIKDKVVTVQFNEESKALDHAKVVEVTLKVQDDQYTLGAAINPIVSVMDANNQTSSVLKSGYSWKVNPQFSMARGYVTPQGFKNEDGTVTEKRDWSKVGGTVKIFDSEENEFDATSTVEENGQYVFNKLPLSTNAFTIEMKVPGHFATKEKLNSGIGFEHNGELYGQNRWIPALDITAGDVNQDNVIDVLDAIEIQNAWKTKKRAADITFDGMVDAKDMKYVQTNYLKQNEHVDNAPKPKKKYKGKTLESILVELGIQP; from the coding sequence ATGAAAATTCATTCATTCATTAAACGAACAGCGGCGATTACGCTGTCAGCTGGCTTGCTGCTATCATCAGCAAACACGCCTTTCATTCCTTATGCAAATGCAGCGAACATAAAGGCAGAAGACGTCTTGGCTTCGTTGACAAGTGAACAACGAAAAGCGTTAAATAAACTTGAAATGACAGATAATGTCGGATTGCAAGGATTTAAAATGGAAGAGTTAAAAAAGGATAAAGAAATCTCGGTCATCGTCCAGTTTAAATCAAAGCCGGGAAAAGTTGCAGTCTTGGATGCGAATGTAAAAGGAAAGAAGCTTTCTAAAAAACAAGCGGATGATCAAGTAGTAAAGGAACATGCTCAGTTTAATAAAGACATTCAATCGATTCTTCCATCTACTAATCTTAGAAGCAAGAAAACAGGTCATAAAATCACTTCTACCTTTAAGACCGTTTATAACGGGGTAGCTATGAAGCTGCCAGCTAATCAGGTAGAGCAGCTTTTACAATCCGAAGTCGTAAAAGCAGTATATAAAGATGTAGAATTTAAGGTCGATCCGATCGCCATGGGAGAGAAATCAGCCCCTGGTACATCCGTTGAAAGTATTCCATATTTAAAAATTGACCAGCTGCACAATGAAGGTATTACAGGAAAAGGAATCAAAGTTGGGGTTCTTGATACAGGGATTGATTACAACCACCCTGATTTGAAGGATGCCTATAAGGGCGGTTACGATTTAGTTGATCAAGATAATGATCCAATGGAGGCAACTTACAAGGATTGGCAAGCGTCGGGGCAACCAGAATTTAGCTGGTCCGGTTCTTCCTATTATACTTCCCATGGAACACATGTCGCAGGTACCATTGCTGGACAAGGAACGAATGCAGAGGTTTCTGTGAAAGGTGTGGCTCCTGATGTGGATTTATATTCGTATCGTGTTCTTGGACCATATGGATCAGGATCATCTGAAGGGGTCATTGCAGGTATAGAAAAAGCTGTAAACGATGGCATGGATGTTATCAACCTTTCCCTCGGATCGGACATCAATGATCCTTATGATCCAACCAGTACTGCCATTAACTATGCTGTCCTTAATGATGTAACAGCAGTTGTAGCAGCTGGAAATGCAGGATCAGATGATTATACATTAGGTTCACCTGGCTCAGCAGCACTTGCTTTGACAGTCGGGGCGAGTGATGTGCCGATGGCGGTTTCTACTTTCAATGGGAAAATCGGAAATAAAGATTCGATCGAACTTGTTAGTTTGGCACGCCACTATTCAGACCAATTAAAGGAATGGGAAGGAAAATCCTATGAGGTAGTGAATGTCGGTTTAGGAAATGGCTCTGATTATTCCGGCAAGGATGTAAAAGGGAAAATTGCACTTGTGGAACGCGGAGAATTCGCCTTAGCCGAAAAGGTCAGCAATGCGAAACAAAATGGAGCAGCCGCCGTTCTTCTTTATAATAATGTGGAAGGGCAAATTAATGCCAATCTTGGAGAGTCCGTTGACTTTGTGCCGTCATTTTCTTTAACAAAAGAAGCGGGAGAAAGCATTAAAGCACAGATTCAAGCAGGTGAAGCGAATTTTACTTTCTCCAAATACGCGGATAAACAAACAGAAGGTGACCACTTAGCGGACTTTAGCTCAAGAGGCCCGGCAAGAGAAACATACGATATGAAGCCAGAAGTGACGGCACCGGGAGTAAGTGTTCTTTCAACAGTCCCTTCTTATATGGTGGACGCTGAACATCAAGAAAACTATCAATATGCATATTCCAGATATTCTGGAACATCTATGGCTACTCCTCATACAGCAGGGATTGCAGCACTCTTGCTTCAAGCGAATCCGCAATTTGAGCCGGAAGATATTAAAGCCGTTCTAATGAATACGGCAGATCCTCTCAACGGAGACTATAGTGTATTTGAAGTTGGAGCAGGAAGAGTTGATCCATACCAAGCTGTGTATAGTGGAACAAGCTTCAAAATTAACGATAAAACATTTGTTCCAGGTGCTGAGGAATTAATCAAGGTAAAAGAATTGACGGGCGGACTCAGCTTTGACGTTCACTATGCAGATAAAAAACTAAATCTAAAAAAATCAATCACTATTGAAAACCATGATAAAGTAAACAAAACTTTCAGTGTATCTGTAACTGAATCGAATGGTTCAAACAGCTTGAAGGAAAATGGAGTGAAGCTGGATATTCCAAGCAAAATTTCTGTAAAAAGTGAAGACTTCAAAAAAGTAACACCACGTTTGCTTATCCCTAAGAAAGCAAAGGATGGAATTTACGAAGGCTATATTACATTAACAAACAATGCGAATTCATCAGAGCAGTATCGGATTCCTTTCAGCTTCCGAACAATGGAAGATGGGTTTAATAAGGTTGAGGTACTAAATCCTGCCTATTCCCCAAGTCATTTAAACCAAGTGGCATGGGATCCTATGCGTACTCCATTTGTATTAGCTGATTTTAACCTTCGTGCACCAATGGAAAAAATGGATGTCGTTCTTCAAGATGGCAAAACAGGAAAGGACCTCGGTTTGGTCGGAACAATAAATTTAGATTACGCTTATGACAATGTAGATTATGGATTATATGCATTTAATGGAGCTTTTTATGAGTTTACAGGAAACTCAAAACAGCCCATTTCGGAAGAAGCAAGTTATGTGAAAAAACCGGGACATTACAAGTTGAAATTCATTGGTACAGGTACTTCCGGGAAGGTTACAACTGAAACGCAGCATTTGCTCATCGATCTCGATGCACCGAGCTTCAAAAGTTCACTTGATGGAAAGTCTCCATTTATTGAATATAAGCCAGGTCAAGAAACATATCCATTCGACATTCAAATCACAGATCCAACCATTGACGAACTAAAGAAATTGGGCGTAAATATCGATCAATCATCGAACTCGATGGTGTATTACTGGGGTCAAGGTGGTTTCCCTTCTACGCCAATTCCAATGGATAAAGAAGGAAAGTTTGTCGAAGAAATCGCCCTGGATGAATCCATCCCAGCACTTCAATTCCGCATGAATGGATATGATATGGCAGGAAACAAACCGGCAACAAAGCAATATTACTTTGTAAAAGAAGGTACACCTGTCGCGTATACTATTGGCGAAAAGTATGAGGTGAAAACAGGCGATACGGTAAAAGCAACGCTATCATTAGATAACCTAAACGCAGTGTCAAAGGCGGAATGGAACTTTAATGGTGACGGAGACTTTGACAGAGGTTTAGATAGCGTAGAGTTAGTTGATGCCAAGCTTCACAGCAAATTCTCGGACAAAGCCTCTTTAACGATTAAAGACAAGGTCGTTACTGTCCAATTTAATGAAGAGAGTAAAGCATTGGACCATGCAAAAGTCGTTGAGGTTACGTTAAAGGTTCAGGATGATCAATATACCCTCGGAGCAGCGATTAATCCGATTGTGAGCGTAATGGATGCTAATAATCAGACAAGCAGTGTGTTAAAATCTGGTTATAGTTGGAAGGTTAACCCTCAATTCTCAATGGCTAGAGGTTATGTCACTCCGCAAGGATTTAAAAATGAAGATGGGACTGTTACAGAGAAAAGGGATTGGAGCAAGGTTGGCGGTACAGTGAAAATCTTTGATTCAGAAGAAAATGAGTTCGATGCGACATCAACGGTAGAAGAAAATGGACAATATGTATTCAACAAGCTGCCGTTAAGCACAAATGCCTTCACGATTGAAATGAAAGTCCCAGGCCACTTTGCCACGAAAGAAAAACTAAATTCTGGTATTGGTTTTGAGCACAATGGTGAGTTATACGGTCAAAATCGCTGGATACCTGCCCTTGATATTACTGCAGGTGATGTAAACCAAGACAATGTCATTGATGTTCTAGATGCGATTGAAATTCAAAATGCATGGAAAACAAAGAAGCGTGCAGCGGATATCACCTTTGATGGAATGGTTGATGCTAAAGATATGAAATATGTTCAAACAAACTATCTCAAGCAAAATGAGCATGTCGATAATGCTCCAAAACCAAAGAAGAAGTATAAAGGTAAGACATTAGAATCAATTTTAGTTGAGTTGGGAATACAGCCATAA